One Salvia splendens isolate huo1 chromosome 12, SspV2, whole genome shotgun sequence genomic window carries:
- the LOC121759164 gene encoding mitochondrial inner membrane protein OXA1-like: MAFRRSMTARASFLYHQQRVAVPFSHIDRNNGDRENLPRHNAIYNGTDILHPFVAGPNLGSFYGSRNPFRDRRFAIPATVRKMSTAPGVLGETAAQVAPVADSSSPMAAIQYMIDYVHTFTGLNWWTSIVVTTVLFRTLILPFTIHHTKSASKFTLIRPQLEEIVKQVKSKGMTPAAVHEGRVQKSKLYDTYGVTPFTPLKGILVGGPVFFCFCFAINNMAQNVQSFKEGGAFWFTDLTTPDAMYILPVLTALTFCKTVEHNAQQGLEGDPTAKDSSRVIAVLSIPIIAQFPKAMFCYWITSNLYTIAYELVIKKPKVKLILGIPDLPPPSTNQEPSPSFSELLNYVVQQLQLIGLFPPTPEQSRSPPPEQSLSPPPANESSKPVNRKLNSVPSSALSQRIKNLDKEVKGRKKGNKRSFG; this comes from the exons ATGGCTTTCAGGCGTAGCATGACTGCGCGCGCCAGTTTTCTGTATCACCAGCAACGAGTCGCCGTTCCATTCTCGCATATCGATCGCAACAACGGCGACCGCGAAAATCTGCCCCGTCATAACGCTATTTACAATGGCACTGATATTCTGCACCCGTTTGTTGCCGGACCAAATTTAGGGAGTTTTTATGGATCGAGGAATCCATTCCGAGATCGGAGATTTGCGATTCCTGCTACTGTGAGAAAAATGTCGACAGCGCCGGGTGTGTTGGGAGAGACGGCTGCACAGGTAGCTCCGGTGGCGGACTCGTCCTCGCCGATGGCTGCAATACAATACATGATTGATTATGTACACACTTTTACAGGGTTGAATTG GTGGACATCCATTGTTGTGACCACTGTTTTGTTCCGTACGCTTATACTTCCTTTCACAATACATCACACTAAATCTGCGTCAAAATTCACT CTTATAAGGCCACAGCTGGAAGAGATTGTGAAACAAGTGAAGAGTAAG GGTATGACTCCTGCTGCTGTACATGAAGGCCGGGTGCAAAAGTCAAAACTATATGATAC ATATGGTGTCACACCGTTCACCCCTTTAAAGGGAATTCTAGTTGGTGGACCCGTCTTTTTCTGTTTCTGCTTCGCA ATCAACAATATGGCACAAAATGTTCAATCTTTCAAGGAGGGAGGAGCATTCTGGTTTACTGATTTGACTACTCCGGATGCAATGTATATTTTGCCAGTTTTGACGGCGTTGACATTTTGCAAAACAGTGGAG CACAACGCTCAACAAGGTTTGGAAGGCGATCCAACTGCCAAGGACAGCTCTAGAGTCATTGCAGTATTATCGATCCCTATCATTGCTCAGTTCCCGAAG GCTATGTTTTGTTACTGGATTACATCAAACCTGTATACCATCGCTTATGAATTGG TGATAAAGAAGCCTAAGGTGAAGCTGATATTGGGAATACCGGATCTTCCACCACCATCGACTAATCAGGAACCTTCCCCCTCGTTTTCTGAATTGTTAAATTATGTAGTTCAGCAGCTGCAGCTAATAGGTCTTTTTCCTCCAACACCAGAGCAGTCTCGATCACCACCGCCAGAGCAGTCTTTATCACCACCTCCTGCTAATGAATCGTCGAAGCCAGTAAATCGAAAATTGAATTCAGTGCCATCATCGGCACTCAGCCAGCGGATTAAGAACTTAGATAAAGAGGTCAAGGGAAGGAAGAAAGGGAACAAAAGGTCTTTCGGATGA
- the LOC121757646 gene encoding uncharacterized protein LOC121757646 gives MNRSRHQEVQFKVNNVVWQTLTFIRNSMSNGSLKSKHWRGVRLGVNIPSHATPRRSQPLAMTITWKPPDQPWLKLNTDGSFNESNGKAGGGCLIRDHSGRLMVAFALPLTAHSVLEAELLAMHHGLVMAKELAKPIWLEADAEQAIKLVEGKEWGHAHIRRTMVHLALHKWHLTLRTTFINREGNKAADLLVKMGLELSDRQVWDAQAAPRGLKDIIRMEQMGIPNIRV, from the coding sequence ATGAATAGAAGCAGACATCAAGAAGTCCAATTCAAGGTGAACAACGTTGTATGGCAAACCCTCACATTCATTCGGAATAGTATGTCCAACGGCAGCCTCAAGTCGAAGCATTGGAGGGGAGTTAGACTTGGAGTTAACATCCCGAGTCATGCGACTCCAAGAAGGTCGCAGCCACTAGCTATGACGATCACATGGAAGCCCCCGGATCAACCGTGGCtgaagctcaacacggatggatCGTTTAACGAATCAAATGGTAAAGCCGGGGGAGGATGCCTCATTCGGGACCATTCGGGTAGGCTAATGGTGGCTTTTGCGCTACCACTAACCGCACATTCAGTACTTGAGGCCGAACTATTAGCCATGCACCACGGTTTGGTAATGGCCAAGGAATTAGCAAAACCGATCTGGCTCGAAGCGGATGCCGAGCAAGCAATCAAGTTAGTGGAGGGAAAAGAGTGGGGGCACGCGCACATCCGCAGGACCATGGTGCATCTTGCCCTACACAAGTGGCACCTAACTCTCCGCACCACCTTCATAAACCGAGAAGGAAATAAGGCGGCCGATCTCCTTGTGAAAATGGGTCTGGAGCTTAGTGATAGACAAGTGTGGGACGCTCAAGCCGCGCCGAGAGGCCTCAAGGATATCATCCGAATGGAGCAAATGGGGATTCCCAACATTCGTGTGTGA